The following are encoded in a window of Colletotrichum lupini chromosome 3, complete sequence genomic DNA:
- a CDS encoding thioredoxin, which translates to MRATLSSEFHHQHQPSHSTYRHEPCSLGAAKMSTVHIKSAAEFQKLLSSSRIVVADFYADWCGPCKAIAPLYEQLSSSLSRKNVVTFVKIDVESQKEIASAYSVTSLPTFMIFREGKTIEKVQGADPRKLQEVVKRLAKEVSEGGSGSGEASGSSSGGNWRGAEFPRGYGDVTGQIEPKGCELLNADEDFGPVKVLFDPSKPSALAKKEGVKDWVESGADDQLLLFMPFQSMIKLHTLQLTSLPPTDDDDDEAPMRPGTIHLYTNKPHNLDFSEADDTPPTQAIELTEKDWNADGTANIGLRFVKFQNINSLIIYVTKGDGDGEKVRLDRVRLIGESGEKREMGKLEKIGDEAGE; encoded by the exons ATGAGAGCAACT CTTTCTTCGGAGTTCCATCATCAACATCAACCTTCCCATTCTACCTACCGACACGAACCCTGCAGTCTTGGAGCCGCAAAGATGTCTACGGTTCACATCAAGTCGGCAGCGGAGTTCCAGAAACTCCTGTCGAGCTCCCGTATCGTCGTTGCTGACT TCTACGCCGACTGGTGCGGTCCCTGCAAAGCTATCGCGCCCCTCTACGAGCAGCTTTCCTCGTCCCTGTCCCGCAAGAATGTCGTCACTTTTGTCAAGATTGACGTCGAGTCCCAGAAGGAGATCGCCTCCGCCTACAGCGTTACTTCCCTCCCGACTTTCATGATCTTCCGCGAAGGCAAGACCATTGAGAAGGTCCAGGGCGCCGACCCCCGCAAGCTCCAAGAGGTGGTCAAGAGGCTGGCGAAGGAGGTTTCCGAGGGCGGTTCAGGCTCTGGCGAGGCGTCCGGAAGTTCAAGCGGAGGCAACTGGAGAGGCGCAGAGTTCCCTCGCGGCTATGGCGACGTTACCGGCCAGATCGAGCCCAAGGGCTGCGAGCTGCTGAACGCCGACGAGGATTTTGGTCCTGTCAAGGTCTTGTTCGACCCATCCAAGCCCAGCGCGCTTGCGAAGAAGGAGGGCGTGAAGGATTGGGTTGAGAGTGGTGCCGATGACCAGCTCTTGCTGTTCATGCCGTTCCAGTCCATGATCAAGCTGCACACCCTTCAG CTCACCTCCCTGCCTCCTaccgacgatgacgacgacgaggctCCTATGCGCCCGGGCACCATTCACCTCTACACGAACAAGCCTCACAACCTCGACTTTAGCGAAGCCGACGATACCCCTCCCACGCAAGCCATCGAGCTCACCGAGAAGGACTGGAACGCTGACGGCACCGCCAACATTGGCCTTCGTTTCGTCAAGTTCCAGAACATTAACAGCTTGATCATTTACGTGACCAAGGGTGACGGCGACGGTGAAAAGGTGCGTCTCGACCGGGTGCGCCTCATCGGCGAGTCGGGCGAGAAGAGAGAAATGGGCAAGTTGGAGAAGATTGGCGATGAGGCCGGCGAATAG